Sequence from the Mercenaria mercenaria strain notata unplaced genomic scaffold, MADL_Memer_1 contig_4527, whole genome shotgun sequence genome:
GCTTTTCTGTCCGTACGTTCGTCTGTCATTCCTAACTTATATTTGCATACCTAGGTGTCGGTAACTGTACTTtgtctttgatgtcattcattccgaaAGCTTTTATGTGGCTGTTTGTTTCACTTGTCTATAAAAACAATAGAGAGAAAAAAGGAATAGTCACATAAATACCCAAATAAGTAACTTCCAAGAAGGAAACTTTGTTTTGTTTGGCAATACAGTGTATGTTTGTTTCCACGCAGCATAGCAGAGATTTGAGCACATACGATTTTTTCATATatacctctctctctctctctctctctctatagaTATTTCTTGTATCATATATTTTACCAAGCTAAAAGGAAAATTCTGTTTTTTCTATGTAGTTGACTGGTTTCCAAGTATTTTCCGAGATACAACCCGCATACTTACAGAAAAAGACTTGAGTAAAATAGCACAAGGAATAGGTAGCAGCTGGAAGCTGTTAGGATATGAGCTTGGGTTGACAAAAGTACAGATGGAGCACATTTCCGAAAATGAAGGGTCGATGGTCATGAAGATTTTGGGGATGTTGTGGCAGTGGCGAGAGGCAGATCCGTTCGCAGCAACTGTGGGTAGGCTTCACGAAGCTATGAAAAACTGCAGCAAAGTAACCATTGATTGGACAGTCATAGGTCGAGTCTTTGCTGGCATATAGATGTATTTCATAAACCCCATTCCTTAACAATGGAAGAAAAATGTCGCACATGCGCATTTTGCATTTGTCTAAAATAGACATAACTTCAGAATGTAAACTACGTTAGACTTAATCACAGTGCCAtcaaggataacatggtgtaataggcatatttcatatcttggaactggatggtaatatctttatgaaatttagtcactttaaagacattcaaaaataaaaacgtttcaccgagagatttttcaaatttgatcatTTTTGAGGGAGATAATTcttattgaagttaacattgatgcttatgggaaatatataatttctttgatcaTGAGAATCTGAACTTAAGTTTCGAGACAGTTTTGCGGTAGAGAGCTGTAATATATGATTCTgacacaaatatcaaaaagaaatttaaaattccccgtagggaaaaggagaaactTATTATTtgctagttttcaggggagataactcataaaAAAGCCTTAAATTATCAGGGGAAGtaatcaaaagaaattttaagaGCTTTTGTCCCTATAtcacttgtcaatatgcaccttatttctatcttttgacattttcaaggcttacattatcaagttgtatgtatggTTTTGGTAAAACTGAAGCCTATTACGGGTAGTAATCCTTAACCAGTTATATATTTGTTTACCACTGTAGgacaaagatatatatatatatatatatatatatatatatatatatatatatatatatagtaaaattataaaatgacttcacatgcttttttttctcttttttatttcttatatatatatatatatatatatatatatatatatatatatatatatatatatatatatatatatgttatcgATTGCAAATGAGAAACGGCGGCTTAAGAGCATTCATGGTAACTGATAATAAGGGATTCATAATGAAAAGGTAATCAACTATCATTTAGTCATTTCAACTCTTTTGAACAAGTTATGTTCAtggaaaaatacagaaatgatgTTATCCATCCATTTAAAGcgtatgtttatttaaaaaaactcaAATCAGGATCTGACAGAAGTTGCAACGCATCGCAATCAACTTAAAACTATAATATAAGGAAGATGAAGAAGATGTTTCATTTCCTTTTATGGATTAGCTTATTTTAGTTTTGGGTGGTGCGGAGTGTGTTCTGCCCTCACATTCTTTACCCTTCGttagtttatagtttatttgTTCTATGTtcattttgtacaatttttgGTCCTGCGCACAGTGTATTTTTTAATTCAACGATTATATTAAGAAAACATTAGACAGAGGTACATGAGGTATTTCCCTTAGGTAAATACAGAGTAATAGTGATTTAAGCCCTTATCACGATATAGATCTTACGAATTCAATGAATTAGATTTAGTTTTCAATATGAGCATCTTGAAGATATTTCAGTCAAACTTACATTTCAGATATCACGTGATATTTGCCTTGAATTTAAAACACAGCCAGCCACATAACGTATTTGTTCGAGTAAGCATTAACTTCTGCAACGCAAAAAATCAGTCAGTCAAATCAACTTCTGAATGAGTAAGTTCCATGGCTTGGTCTAAACGGCGGACATCttcaaaattaaagaacaaaatctAGTATAATGGTCATGATCGCCAATGAGAAAATGCGCAATCCGTGTATTTCTCGAACTTCAGTGACACTTACAAACCCATGTTTCTTTATAATGATTATAATTCAAGTCAGcgagaaattaaatgaaatatacagtgtttttttaagaaatcaaCTCTTCTGTCGAATGAAACGaatatgacatttaaaaatgtaaggaacaagttcaAGTTTTACATCTGTTTAATTTGTGGATCTAAACTAACGAAAACTTGCTGATGGACGAAAATAAGAGTAAAGGTTGTTCCTCTGGTAAGATTTCCTCTGGTAAGATTTCACTAATGgtatatttatcttttaataaGACTTTCTGTAAACTTATTACTAGGACCAAAATCTTTTTCACTACGGCAATACGAATTGTATAgtacaaaataatgattttatgtcGGTAAGTACGGAATGTTAACTTACATTTTGCCAAACGTAAGGGACGCATGCGCATTAAGATACAAATAACCCGGTTAAACAATGCAACCACTAGCGTTGTTAATTCGTCTATGACAATAAACGCgtcatgaaatgttttgtatacaAAACGGAAACATAAAAACGAAAAACTAGATAGTCGAAATTCAAACTTCTAGCATATAAACACTTTTAAATGATTCAAAGGTCtatcatattcatttatatagTGACAGAATAATTAACGTATTTCAAAATTTAGAGTTATGTCTGTTTTACTGTAGTTTTAAACTTatggtccgtgggccaaggccaaaaaatttgaaagtcgtaacccagaaattaggcaaacgttgagctataccatgatgttatactatcattcaggaaacttttaagggtggatgtcggtctgagcgacatgtcagtaaaatttaatgacgattttaaaaacgttggtgtctaataaaTACGATTTAGCATTGTATAGGGATATCGCGGATTTGGATGGTAAAAGAGACATTTATGcgacatttcttataacaaatcttatcttttaatgtctgaaataatcaataatttacttttgttgtcaaagaatgctacgatatgtattatatactgaataaaatgtaaaaagtaggggttgatgtaccccacccaccacattagtacatatatttatgcgggaaatctttagaacttttaatcctttataaaggaacagaatcctaatgtttacagtaaagaaaacgaaatgaatgaataattaactaaaatttcagacacttttacactttaatgtcagttggctaaacctatggtttatgttttatttctgggcgaattgcatactgacagacctattctttgctagtccagtagaaatgatgaaagtattgcaaaaactaaaacGACCGCAAAAGTTTTATGGAAGTTCCCTATGGAgaacatcaaaatggaagcagatccagcaatataagtctttattcaagatgacagctatttcaaattaatccaaaattattaCACATATGACTTAATGcaacaaaagtttttatattttgatgactttagttCTCTTCTATGCTAGCTTAGGTGTTCTTAGTAGTCATTTTGTACGTAGTTattaaatcacccaaaatttatgtttgttaaactaccaacaaatTAGGTTATTTAGTTACGCAGACTATACAAATTAAGACGGCCAccactttccaaatttccaaataactgctttaaatttgatcaaacatgcacatatgaaagaggcgtagctctttaaaagtcaaaactataacacgaatcacctgatattgattgaaacatgttacagaggattttaccgctcacaaaatgaccacctgaaatcggctacatgtacaaatattgatgagctactactgtttagatattcagtattataaaacaaaccaaataagtttccaaggattgaagtttggttatccagATCAATCTGATAAAGATACTatcctgtcattttcaaactggtcgccaaaagtaagtttgcaaacatacatatggataagatttaagtaatcattgctgtaatagaagttaaaataatttcaattgaaaactacgttaccaatatgaactacttctattgttttaatcaagatggcaccattttcaaaatgcgtaccataaaagacatactagtaatatgatttaaatactgtttttatttcttttaaatctaaacatgttactctcaattttcattcaaaggattttgaatgtagctaaaatgtaatattaatttgtatcagaatggctgcctgatagatgttacatatacagtgtatcctagaaatgagcatatacagttctaaacctattaaagcaatttaagatgcatatatattgatgtacctttaggttgtgcttgaaagttttatctgttttgtttgaaatagaaatagtcagatatatcatacatcattcaacaaaatcctttcaatgcgtattcctctgaaatagtgccaaactgttatgaatatatctgtagtcatgcatttgcttgacataatgaacaggtagtacagagcttcgcagctataaattgagcaagtcctggaatcaaaaagtcgtgtatcgtatctgttttttttatttggttgtatgagcaataattattggtattgttgtaattaatatttaaagtaacgtatgtttcaatcccttttaggatgtagcttaatgattttactacgtaataaagcacttaactaaaaagagtttttacagaTATGTCATGAAGATATAAATATACCACTGGCATTTTCCAAGCAAATAGTACAGACTctgtaagtatgtacatatgcatttatacgtgtatgatgaacttattctgatactgataccgaaAAGTGACTCCCCGCAACctctcatatcaaaatttagagtatatttctgtcatatggtgtacataggtgttataatgtgtccttttgtgtagttctgaaacatacgttaccgaaattagattaaggtagttactagacttaatgGTTGGAACACAGTCACATACCAAGGTAATCTAAATGTAACAGCTGAAATACACCAATTTTTGAACGAACTAGTTTCTTtatatttgttaatagttttgaaaatagaatattgaattttagtaagaacgcagaactgacaataatgataccacaatcaggatatgaacaaggagtcttatctatgtttccgttaagggaatgtaatatgaattcgtagttcagtaattccgtcccacattttaagtgatatttgaaaatcatcatggtcagaaacagaactattttaaaaagcatgttttacaaaaagtgtcatttgtttcactacatgtacccatgttgtactgtatatgtatgatgctccataggttcaaaatgtgccgtgtttatttacttcaggaattatatcagcaactttgaacacataatgcatataaaccgataatttcagtgatgaatacaatcttaccttccgtgaatatcaaaacaacgcattaaaatataaaatcctctgtcttgaaaccgcctaagtccatcgaaaccccaaaactataatagctttaatgttacttaatgtagctttaatattacttaatgttctgtgtaatcttggtaacgtatgttccataatatattattcatttcatctttgtaatgctgtaaaaacaAACTGAGTTGGTGCTTTGCGATGCCAGTAAGCATGATTTATGTATTAGCCTAGAATAAttatatacgaaatataaaattgaataggtgacctttaaaacctaggtaggagaggtggtctagtggataaggtgccggccgctcaatccagttgttctggtttcgagcctcactaggatcacgaccatgacctctcatatggcaccagtattggtttctccaggaagcggactcaaagagtggtttcaaaaggcttgaaactttcattacaatcgagctataacaaataagtataaactaaaacctaggtaacgtacatttgattcttagatactctcacgttctgtatttattttgaatgaaagacaaaaatattcagactgcgtacaaactgtaaccaagtctattgttaattatcaatatgctatcttTTGAAGCAGAATCCATAAACTGCTATTAaatctatgctatctttacagtgatACTGAAAGAGGCACGGTGAccgttgttttactgtagtttgtcgacatcctataattgagaatagttacagggttaagtccaacaaaattataacggtcatgtgtgcatagtttattttaattaaaagcatacaGATGCAATTGCTGGAGTAtttcaatgttgctaattcttcaaggtggaaaatttgagtggcggctgttacgtatgttacattttaaagtatctttatcaaataaaggttaaaattatacatgtaagcttacttcgacatctaaaatagaagaaaattattggtacccaaaacctttctaaatgaaacacaaataggcttgatttattgagaaacagcatgtgatttatatgtattacatttgcatgcacgttgtctataacctaaagtgattgcaatattttatattttctcatgaaaatatataaaattgtgaatcttaacacaattatttgataatgtcttattaaaaaatatagtaattttgataattttatgagttatttaaaatggcaaaaaatgtagctcgggtgggtggggtattttgaccCCTAAATTTTTGTAGAAATCGTCAAATTTTGGAAAACATTGTTACAGTGAAGCTTTTAAGTGTagccaacaatactttcaaagagagagaattccgcatttttcatacacaatgtttactaaaatgagtataatttttatttgacatacggtagaaagcgacatccggtcttaaacaatcccggaatgaatgtattaatagctgaagtggatgaacctttgcctaatttctgggttacgaaatcgaaaaactagaggactttcagaaactggcccacagaccattatacatgtatgcagatttagaatagaaaaagtcaACGGAAATATGCACTCGGAAAACTCTTAATTTGTTTTGTGTACGGAAAAATTGAATTGAACAATAGATCGGCGTCTTTTAACAGTGTTagaattttttcttgcatttagTTATATCATGACGCAAGTTCGAaaccatttatatttttaagcCAAATCCATGCAACAACTTTGCGAAAAAAAATTCGACAAATCGTCTTGAGAACATTAACTTAATCGTTTATAGAAAATAATATCATAATTACACGTTATTCACACAACACATAATTGTCCTGCTGACATGTGATTAATGTTACGTTGCTTAATGGTATCAGGTTTCAAAACTAGGAAGAATATGTACATACTTCCAAGTGACCATCGTTTTGCTAAATACTCAAAGCATCAACAGGACCTGGTGAAAACGCAAAacttattttgtttcaaattagcttcatgtaaaaataaatctaattttCTAATATGTCGACATATTATTCGCCGAGTTGTTATTTCTCTGTAGTTACATTAAACCCACCTGTCGTTTCAAATCATAATACAGGCCTGTAAATTTCTATCGTTAAAGGCATTCAGTCAAGGCTAATATCGTTTTCTTTATTGTATATTTCATGAGAAATGTAAGACAAAGCAAACTCTTGAaagttgttttataaaaatgtaattgcTTTATGTCTGCAGTAATCAAACCTGTCACAAacatatattacatatgaaaaccTCTCAATAGATGCCAGAATATACCCAATTTGTAAGTCTTCCTTCGAAAATGAAAACACATGTTATGACACAATAAATGTTAATTAGACtccaattttgtattttatacaagaTGCAACTGTAACAAAGACATGATAATTTCGGCTTCAAAAACCTGCTACAGTATTCTTTAACTTATATATAGTgttttgtatatacaatgtatagaCTTCATGTACAAACTATTGATGTGTTATTATAACAGATAATGTCtgatataacattttgttttatcctgtaatataatgtttatttacCCTGAGAAGCAGTTGCTAATTAGTTCAACCTTGATTTGATCCTGATTTATGCACAATTTCTCAATTGCCCATACTATTTTATATATTCTTAATACCATAAATTTGGCATTTAAAAGTTTTGTAACTCTCATTTAGCGACTGCTCCTCAGTTTTATCATTTCAATATGAATTGATGTAAAAAGACACGTGTTTGTATAAATCATCTGTGATGGTAAGTGTCTTCAGTCTTACTTTCACTTATTCAATATCTGGATGGCCTATTTCCTGTTTCTTCAATTTATAGTTGCGATACAGAGGCATTCAGCATGTATAACTATTAATACGTTATATATTGTTGTACAATGACGATTcgtaaataaagaataaaactatACTACACACTCCTTCGTAATTGGATACGAAATGATTAAATTTACTGACATATAAATGttcatttcttaatgaaacttggtcagactgttaccctcaataaaatcttggacgagtttgatatcgggtcatctggggtcaaacactaggtcaccaggtcaaatcaaaggaaaagcttgttaacactgtagaggccacatttaagaatgtatctccatgaaacttagtcagaatgttgatcttgatgactttcaggtccagtttgaatctgggtcatgtaggatcaaaaactaggtcaccaggtcaaatcaaaggaaaagctacttaacactctagaggtcacatttatgatcatatcttaataaaacatggtcagaatgttaatcttgatgatctttaggtcaaggtcgaatctgggtcatgttaattcaaaaaccaggtcacttggtcaaatcaagggaaaagcttgttaacactctagaggccacatttataattttattttcattaaacttaatcaaaatattaatcttgatgtgctttagttcaagttcgaatctgggtcatgtggggtcaaaaactaggtcaccgggttaaatcaaaggaaaaattagttagcactttagaggccacatttttgaccatatcttaatgaaacttggtcagaatgttaacgttgatgatctttaggtcagctttaaatctgggtcagatggagccAAAAGCTAGgctaccaggtcaaatcaaaggaaaagatagataacactgtataagccacatttatgaccatatcttaatgaaacttggtcagaatgttaatgttgatgatctttaggtcaagtttaaatctgggtcaggtggggtcaaaaactaggtcaccaagtcaaatcaaaggaaaagattgttaccacaccagaggccacatttatgactgtatcttcatgaaacttggtcagaatgttaaccttgataatctttaggtcaagttcgaatctgggtaatgtgggttcaaaaactaggtcaccaggtcaaatcaaaggaaaagctagttaacactctagaggccacatttataattttattttcattaaacttagtcagaatgtgaatcttgatgatcttcaggacaataggtcaggtgagcgatacaggaccttcatggccctcttgttagtgtTAAGATGACATCGATTTATGTATTGATCCGCTGCGAATCGACAAAAACGGCATGTACGGACCATACCAGATACAAAATGAAACTATACTATCAAATGAAATGTGTCTATTTTTGCAAGTGCACTGAGCGTTTAGCTTCGGATTTGTTTTTGGAGGAAGACGACTTAGGTTAATAAGTGTCTGCACAACTTGTCGAACCGCATCAATTCGCATACTGTTAAATAAAGTAATGACCGTTGAATTGCTTTTATGTCATTTGGCACAGACAAATTATAGCTTTATATCTTGAATTTGCATTTGTTATTGCCAGCTGAATTTTGTTAGAAGGTGAACTGCATGAAACGAGTGAAGTGTAGGAACCAAAGTGGTAAACCCAGATTATTTTCCATCTAGAGAAGGTCATGTACATAGCGAACATATGAGATCTAGCGGCCTTATTAAAGATAAACAACCTGACAACTTCGAAATTTCAAAGATGAGAATTGATTATAACGTTTAATATGACAGATTAAACTTTGAAAAGGTACTAGGATCATAGAAACATGCAGGATGTAACAACTTGACATTTCCTTACATACGTGCTTTTTAAGTTCTGGGAGGAGAAATCACACCGTAAGAACTAAAATAGGGGTAACAATGCATCATTATTACAATG
This genomic interval carries:
- the LOC128553944 gene encoding uncharacterized protein LOC128553944, with translation MNSCLFESVRYIFKQACDVTTNLVDWFPSIFRDTTRILTEKDLSKIAQGIGSSWKLLGYELGLTKVQMEHISENEGSMVMKILGMLWQWREADPFAATVGRLHEAMKNCSKVTIDWTVIGRVFAGI